One Dermatophagoides farinae isolate YC_2012a chromosome 6, ASM2471394v1, whole genome shotgun sequence genomic window carries:
- the inaE gene encoding inactivation no afterpotential E, with protein MPGLVIVSRRWNIGSDDIIVPASIYLITHLLWILIYLFICVKNGTLFLDDNCPLIITLPVFGQFISLFGFVILEIFMIKVSLRGSILNTKTRSSLNILIYIWFVLFIIEILWEIYGLLIMMHNKFDSYNDQCASTKGIVIGLKIFLLLIWTSFILFVWCAFDYAGKSWVKMKRFQESLNNPNSKYKYRRSNSFHRNWRHREALRKYQQSWLNRCRWFCCVKDRRDNSFTEIAKLLSEFFRDLDVVPSDVVAGLSLMRVQQKSQRKERMMNDNEEPKIFQFLSGAAITAETKFLDLTHVLVIREVYNLIHYLHYSLAIYGWPMYMVANQPSQWFHLLKHIKCCGNQSSRWAKCSRCCSGGHIDTDTIIDSDDQQFVNIYRESDNILGDNCCLCNRAAIRQTCIDHDYKIIYITYYVAIEKPPFFVAVDYDKMSIVISIRGTLSLYDVLTDLNAEYDLLPLTPPRENWYGHKGMVAAAAYIRSRLIEKHIIEIANEELKIRNLATNSHHQYPIIIVGHSLGAGTAAILAVLLREIYTNVICFAFAPPGGLLSQDLAEYSKDFVISIVLGKDIIPRLGLHQMEKLRFDLIKAIKHCDMSKWPIIFKSFRIGSSDINHDEYVKKFKIKSDNIIISQTVTESFVECKHNNNGNSQNISPSSSQTHHHHQQHQHHHHHLSSKEPIENISTHPNDENIQLTVHTPLYPPGSIIHLVKAHPNKSDFLYEPKWRRIIGQKQFIIQALWAGYEDFDEILISPSMIRDHMPDRILEALESLLINTGPPKPKRKTEDSYDDDGVDNDDNNNNNHNNSIDDSIDNDSKYYSSIQDTNDHIYQQSHHHHHHHHSKRIMLETSFASAIPATSMTTTASEQLAAIRKNRRKKFDNHNNNDEVYNEERLRRLRSFIAKRKAPLATPETVSLTDDVCEQQQQQQQRQRQQKPVVIVSTISNNQFDTQIQTPSSSSSSNQYEQINDRKTSLPEVI; from the exons aTGCCAGGTTTGGTTATAGTATCACGTCGTTGGAACATTGGTTCCGATGATATAATTGTTCCAGCTTCAATATATCTAATTACACATCTTTTATG GATACTCATCTATCTTTTCATATGTGTCAAAAATGGTACACTAtttcttgatgataattgtccATTGATAATTACATTACCCGTTTTTGGACAATTTATATCATTGTTTGGATTTGTAATACTTGAAATCTTTATGATTAAAGTAAGTTTACGTGGTTCAATCCTGAATACGAAAACACGTTCATCATTGAACATATTGATCTATATTTGGTTTG TATTgtttataattgaaattctatGGGAAATATATGGATTGCTCATCATGATGCATAATAAATTCGATAGCTATAATGACCAATGTGCCTCGACCAAAGGGATCGTAATTGGATTGAAAATCTTTCTATTATTAATTTGgacatcattcattctatttgTATGGTGTGCATTTGATTATGCGGGCAAAAGCTgggtgaaaatgaaacgttTTCAAGAAAGTCTTAATAATCCAAATTCCAAATATAAATATCGACGTTCAAATAGTTTTCATCGTAATTGGCGTCATCGTGAAGCGTTAagaaaatatcaacaatcatGGCTAAATCGTTGTCGTTGGTTTTGTTGTGTCAAAGATCGTCGAGATAATTCATTTACAGAAATAGCCAAATTattatcagaattttttcgtGATCTTGATGTTGTACCATCGGATGTTGTAGCCGGACTGTCATTGATGCGTGTACAGCAAAAATCACAACGAAAAGAACGAATGATGAACGATAATGAAGagccaaaaatttttcaatttctttctgGAGCTGCCATCACTGccgaaacaaaatttcttgATCTAACACATGTTCTGGTCATACGAGAAGTGtataatttaattcattatcttcattattcattagcCATTTATGGATGGCCAATGTATATGGTGGCCAATCAACCATCACAATGGTTCCACTTATTGAAACATATAAAATGTTGTGGAAATCAAAGTTCTCGTTGGGCTAAATGTTCCAGATGCTGTAGTGGTGGTCATATCGATACCGATACAATAATCGATagtgatgatcaacaatttgtCAATATTTATCGTGAAAGTGATAATATTTTGGGGGACAATTGTTGCCTTTGTAATCGTGCTGCCATTCGACAAACTTGTATTGACCATGATTATAAAATTATCTACATAACCTATTATGTTGCCATTGAAAAGCCaccattttttgttgccgTCGATTATGATAAAATGTCCATTGTGATTAGTATTCGTggaacattatcattgtatGAT GTCCTTACCGATTTGAATGCTGAATATGATCTTCTACCTTTGACACCGCCACGCGAAAATTGGTACGGTCATAAAGGAATGGTAGCAGCCGCTGCCTATATTCGATCAcgattaattgaaaaacataTAATCGAAATAGCTaatgaagaattgaaaatacGAAATCTAGCTACcaatagtcatcatcaatatccaATCATAATTGTTGGACATTCATTAGGCGCCGGTACTGCTGCTATTTTGGCCGTTCTTTTACGAGAAATCTATACGAATGTTATCTGTTTTGCATTTGCTCCACCTGGCGGTCTTCTTTCACAAGATCTAGCAGAATATTCCAAAGATTTTGTCATATCAATTGTATTGGGCAAAGATATCATACCAAGACTTGGTCTTCATCAGATGGAAAAATTACGTTTTGATCTAATCAAAGCAATCAAACATTGTGATATGAGTAAATGGccaattatttttaaaagtTTTCGTATCGGTAGCAGTGATataaatcatgatgaatatgtgaaaaaattcaaaatcaaatcggacaacattattatatcaCAGACTGTAACAGAATCTTTTGTCGAATgtaaacataataataatggtaattcTCAAAATATTAGTCCATCAAGTAGTcaaactcatcatcatcatcaacaacatcaacatcatcatcatcatctttctTCAAAGGAACCAATCGAAAATATTTCGACACAcccaaatgatgaaaacattcaGCTCACTGTACATACACCATTATATCCACCTGGAAGTATCATTCATCTAGTCAAAGCTCATCCAAATAAATCCGA CTTTCTATATGAACCAAAATGGAg GCGTATAATTGGtcaaaaacaattcatcatACAAGCACTGTGGGCTGGATATgaagattttgatgaaatattaaTCTCACCAAGCATGATTCGTGATCATATGCCCGATAGAATACTTGAAGCATTAGAAAGTTTATTGATTAATACGGGTCCACCAAAACCTAAACGTAAAACTGAAGATtcctatgatgatgatggtgttgataatgatgacaataataataataatcataataatagtatTGATGATAGtatcgataatgattcaaaatattattcATCGATACAGGATACAAATGATCATATCTATCAACAGtctcaccatcatcatcatcatcatcattccaaaAGAATAATGTTGGAAACAAGTTTTGCATCGGCTATACCAGCAACATCAATGACAACTACTGCTAGTGAACAACTTGCTGCtataagaaaaaatcgacgtaaaaaatttgataatcataataataatgatgaagttTATAATGAAGAACGTTTACGTAGATTACGAAGTTTTATTGCAAAACGAAAAGCACCGTTAGCAACACCTGAAACAGTTAGCCTAACGGATGATGtttgtgaacaacaacaacaacaacaacaacgacaacgacaacaaaaaccgGTAGTAATCGTTTCGACCatatcaaataatcaatttgatacacaaattcaaacaccatcatcatcatcatcatcaaatcaatatgaaCAAATCAATGATAGAAAAACATCATTGCCTGAAgtgatttaa
- the LOC124493345 gene encoding uncharacterized protein LOC124493345, protein MDSSDIWADCSDEETYYEPNVHYRIHPIHRNVRLWEPSGMDIVTLYEQIKTNGYVELEWKCPGRISPSQLTDNQQMDESNDGQRNNDKESGDQEQVEKTEFDFDNAFDDDDDDDPTNKSTNRVLGKHSRSQPMITKTKTTTNLTKVMQNIKKYQLNDSSDQSSI, encoded by the coding sequence ATGGATTCTAGCGATATATGGGCCGATTGTAGTGATGAAGAAACATATTATGAACCAAATGTTCATTATCGAATACATCCAATCCATCGAAATGTACGTTTATGGGAACCATCCGGTATGGATATTGTAACATTATatgaacaaatcaaaacaaacggTTATGTTGAATTGGAATGGAAATGTCCAGGCAGGATATCACCATCACAATTAActgataatcaacaaatggACGAATCAAATGATGGACAACGAAATAATGACAAAGAATCAGGTGACCAGGAACAAGTGGAAAAAACGGAATTCGATTTTGATAAtgcattcgatgatgatgatgatgatgatccaaccaataaatcaacaaaccGTGTACTGGGAAAACATTCACGATCTCAACCAATGAttacgaaaacaaaaacgacaacaaatcTGACAAAAGTAATgcaaaatattaaaaaatatcaacTCAATGATTCATCtgatcaatcatcgatatga
- the SelT gene encoding selenoprotein T, with protein MDRNICFILFAIFVAYTARDLFFKSYQPSSQADAIDSVKKEIPSMSFRQQRPTIKILYCYSCGYQRAFEEYRKMIMDQFPDLTVIGSNYNPSFLKSKLAQLISITKMIAIALLVANVNPFAYFGLQTPHFWEWMREHKLYACMMTFFLANTLESQLMSSGAFEIFYNDVPIWSKITTGRIPSANELIDMIDNQHKFFQPETFGTGGSGDHLTSHTIHTTGRTL; from the exons ATGGATAGAaatatttgtttcatattaTTTGCAATATTTGTTGCATATACTGCAAGAGATTTATTCTTTAAATCTTATCAGCCATCATCACAAGCGGATGCAATTGATTctgtaaaaaaagaaattccaTCCATGTCATTCCGACAACAAAGgccaacaataaaaattctttattgttATTCATGTGGTTACCAAAGAGCATTTGAAGAATATCGTAAAATGATTATGGATCAATTTCCTGATCTAACCGTAATTGGTTCGAATTATAATCCAAGCTTTTTGAAAAGTAAACTTGCTCAGCTAatatcaataacaaaaatgattgccATTGCTTTGTTGGTGGCAAATGTTAACCCTTTTGCTTATTTTGGTTTACAAACACCACATTTTTGGGAATGGATGCGTGAACATAAATTATATGCCTgtatgatgacattttttcttgccaATACATTGGAAAGTCAATTAATGTCTAGTGGTGCATTCGAAATATTCTACAATg ATGTTCCAATTTGGTCCAAAATAACCACTGGTCGCATTCCATCGGCAAATGAATTAATCgatatgattgataatcaacataaattttttcaacctGAAACATTTGGTACCGGTGGTAGTGGTGATCATTTAACATCACATACAATACATACTACAGGTCGTACattataa
- the LOC124493343 gene encoding uncharacterized protein LOC124493343 encodes MERMYCSTPSAALVDNDQQFDHSQSTFESIEGFSNFIVLNYSDDNDVGGCDVDDNRHSLGNLENGVDHSYYAEQINSLVAQCNQYQTVIKRHENEIDYYRKHIESLEDDFSCMSSSLATAEKAANNYKKKLANYEQTIDSLENELEHVHSKMFSAISSSPQSLSFTNEIDFKIDNYDRRNFTGSTTNGYKITDDDMDRLLLTLKEYYDENIEMKSKIESMQKEIDRLKKDNEDYRLQSLDCSNSKIKPSDDPHHSHNRVDRYKMSTPNKNFISYQALNISLNNTFSIDEDYECDNMIFDDNFKQFNFSTMAAANFECQQQNRQHFIDESLMNVSRLPSIDYIENEEMPSRMARGDDLSTVVGDTFTKILLSNSTCHSLSLCDISNIEDQKMPRSPIAGLDSTYFSIHSEPQTSAITMHGAQLTVYDMNGNYESQLENNDLDGNPGAELEPEKGRNFMKIKSIPLINRRIFIGKQLFISFFFLFYSTFLLNLQQKFRITKFRLIIILSIASIFGSYTWTRIKTIDRFGRQMIETRLIPFYSIEEIFIEIMTQSGFIDYLNPF; translated from the exons ATGGAACGTATGTATTGTTCGACACCATCGGCAGCATTGGTCgacaatgatcaacaatttgatcattcccaatcaacatttgaatcgatagagggtttttccaattttatcgttttgaattattccgatgataatgatgttggtggttgtgatgttgatgataatcgacaTTCATTGGGTAATTTAGAAAATGGTGTCGATCATAGTTACTATGCTGAGCAAATTAATTCTTTGGTAGCTCAATGTAATCAATATCAAACAGTGATCAAACGTCATGAAAacgaaattgattattatcgtaAACACATTGAAAGCCTAGAAGATGATTTTTCCTGTATGAGTTCATCATTGGCAACTGCTGAAAAAGCTGCAAATAATTATAAGAAAAAGCTTGCCAATTatgaacaaacaattgattcacttgaaaatgaattggaacATGTCCATTCGAAAATGTTTTCGgctatttcatcatcaccacaaaGTCTTAGTTTTACTAATGAAATAGATTTCAAg ATTGACAATTATGATAGACGAAATTTTActggatcaacaacaaatggataCAAaattactgatgatgatatggatcGTTTGCTATTAACATTGAAAgaatattatgatgaaaatatcgaaatgaaatcaaaaattgaatcaatgcaaaaagaaattgatcgTCTCAAGAAAGATAATGAAGATTATCGTTTACAATCGTTGGATTGTTCTAATTCTAAAATTAAACCATCTGATGATCCACATCATAGCCATAACCGTGTTGATCGCTATAAAATGTCTACACctaacaaaaattttatctcATATCAAGCGCTTAATATTTCTCTTAACAATACATTTAGTATAGATGAAGATTATGAATGTGATaatatgatttttgatgataatttcaaacaatttaatttttccacTATGGCTGCTGCTAATTTCGAATGTCAACAGCAAAATCGACaacatttcattgatgaaagtCTTATGAATGTTTCACGGTTgccatcgattgattatattgaaaatgaagaaatgcCTTCACGTATGGCTCGTGGCGATGACCTTTCCACTGTGGTTGGAGATACATTCACAAAAATTCTCTTATCGAATTCAACATGCCACTCATTAAGTCTTTGTGATATTAGTAATATTGAAGATCAAAAAATGCCAAGATCACCGATCGCTGGCCTTGATTCTACTTATTTCAGTATTCACAGCGAACCTCAAACTAGTGCAATCACCATGCATGGAGCTCAATTGACGGTTTATGATATGAATGGAAATTATGAATCGCAGCTTGAAAACAATGATCTCGATGGAAATCCGGGGGCAGAATTGGAACCGGAAAAGGGTCgaaattttatgaaaatcaaatcaataccACTGATAAACAGGCGAATTTTCATAGGAAAACAATTGTTtatatcatttttctttttattctattcaacatttttattgaatctacaacaaaaatttcgtaTCACAAAGTttcgattgataataatattatcgATTGCTTCCATATTTGGCTCATATACATGGacaagaataaaaacaatcgatcgatttggtcgacaaatgattgaaacaCGATTGATACCATTCTATTCAATTGAGGAAATATTTATCGAAATAATGACACAATCtggatttattgattatctgaatccattttaa
- the LOC124493346 gene encoding uncharacterized protein LOC124493346, producing the protein MTTKYPLFTVEHHQQYQHGHHNLVIFIITICFLYQQNFVVECLPSSTSSLQQSQPQISSSSSSSSKTGIESESTIMDQHSKSSSSSLSHEIPHLSNRNIYNKNDDDDDDDGYDTINDYKNGNDNNMVRNKQQDESIDGSKYGQKSNVLFFRGYNDDHDDVIIDNVNNINHHFPMNSLLSNKHVAADINDLKKNLIAMNNNNNNNHLNLEDQRPKSTLLDQQQWQMFRIPMKSQQSLYGHPIQTDRQSIQNHLSFIYDDDDDVNYKNIANREFFQQQQPLHLKNIASNAIHNNNNNNNNNHHHHHHHPHHQQHSLLSSSVGVPVKRRTSAQGFLRFGRLSWPLKQTILNGMINNNNGGSKRGEETAFLRFGRTPESISESMLPSFTSPPYIF; encoded by the exons atgacaacaaaatatcCGTTATTTACTgttgaacatcatcaacaataccAACATGGCCATCATAATCTTgtcatatttattattacaatatgTTTCCTATATCAGCAAAATTTTGTCGTTGAAtgtttaccatcatcaacgtcATCGTTGCAACAATCGCAGCcacaaatatcatcatcatcatcatcatcatcgaaaaccGGGATCGAATcagaatcaacaataatggatcaacattcaaaaagttcatcatcatcactgtcTCATGAAATTCCACATTTATCCAATCGAAACATctacaataaaaatgatgatgatgatgatgatgatggatatgaTACTATTAACGATTATAAAAAcggtaatgataataatatggttagaaacaaacaacaagatgAATCGATCGATGGATCTAAATATGGCCAAAAATCGAATGTACTTTTTTTCCGtggttataatgatgatcatgatgatgtcatcattgataatgtcaacaatattaatcatcattttccaatgaattcattattatcaaacaaacatgtTGCGGCGGATATTAatgatttgaagaaaaatttgattgcaatgaataataataataataataatcatctgaATTTAGAAGATCAACGGCCAAAATCCACATTATTAGATCAACAGCAATGGCAGATGTTTCGAATACCAATGAAATCACAGCAATCATTATATGGACATCCAATACAAACAGATcgacaatcaattcaaaatcatttgtcatttatttatgatgatgatgatgatgttaattaTAAAAACATAGCCAACAGGGAATTCtttcaacagcaacaaccatTGCATCTGAAAAACATTGCATCCAACGCcattcacaataataataataataataataataatcatcatcatcatcatcatcatcctcatcatcaacaacattcattattatcatcatcag TTGGTGTACCAGTAAAACGGCGAACTTCTGCACAAGGATTTCTACGATTCGGTCGTCTTAGTTGGccattgaaacaaacaatattgaatggtatgattaataataataatggtggcaGTAAACGTGGTGAAGAAACGGCATTTCTTCGGTTTGGCCGTACACCGGAATCGATATCTGAATCAATGTTGCCATCATTTACATCACCACCatatatattttga
- the su(f) gene encoding cleavage stimulation factor subunit su(f) produces MMTNVKTEPSSSSSSTTLSISSSNQDNSTATTTAGSVTDKNPGASTTTNDLQNNLQPTPGSLKNVSDRVLIAKAKLVESPYDLDAWNILIKDVQNKTPEISRELYEQLVSQFPTSGRFWRLSIEQEIKCKNYERVEKLFQRCLVKVLNIDLWKCYLNYIKEAKHHLPSFREKMGQAFDFALEKMGIDIHSYSIYNDYVQFLKGVDAQGSYAENQKISAVRRVYQRGIIIPMLNIETFWKEYLAYEQSINPMFVDKAITDRSKDYMNARRVAKEFEATTRGLNRNAPAVPPHSTPEENRQVELWKKYIQWEKQNPLKTEDVTSVIKRVVFAYEQCLLCLGHHPDIWYEYASYLDENSKIMAEKGDMNHHKALQEDVASVYDRATSTLLKENILLHFSYADFEESRNRKDESIKIYEKLLHIKTIGFNPTLTYIQYMKFTRRTESMSSARAIFKRARADSRCGYEVYIAAAMTEYYCSKNMNISCKIFELGLKRFLHEAPFILAYIDFLGHLNEENNIRVLFERVLSSDSVPISKSLEIWNRFLEFESQIGDLASVINVEKRRLNVIEKLQQQQKNHSETAWLVDRYKFLHLMPCTQEELKSIGYFNINPSAASSSLSSSSTSAISESLVNGHSMKMSMDIDRSSKIHRHNLKNSTKSSIPVPNLSQMVPFKPVQNPVNNLMPGGIFPYPPSITSLLSQLPPPLSFRGPFVNIDELMSIFKTSPAISFLTDPSKTNCLMPTDAKGYFALALEASDSFNFGSGIGNSGSSGTKRSAGQASLMDEDDDGDGEGSNLMPPQFDIYRSRQMHKKSKNL; encoded by the exons ATGATGACCAACGTTAAAACtgagccatcatcatcatcatcatcaacgacactatcgatatcatcatcgaatcaagATAATtctacagcaacaacaacggctgGATCTGTAACCGACAAAAATCCTGGCGCTTCAACAACGACCAATGATTTACAAAATAATTTACAACCTACTCCCGGTAGTTTGAAAAATGTTAGTGATCGTGTATTGATTGCAAAAGCTAAACTGGTCGAATCACCATATGATTTGGATGCATGGAATATTCTCATCAAAGATGTTCAG AATAAAACTCCAGAAATTTCACGCGAACTATATGAACAATTGGTCAGTCAATTTCCAACATCCGGACGATTCTGGCGTTTAAGTATCGAACAAGAGattaaatgtaaaaattATGAACGTGTAGAAAAG CTATTTCAACGTTGTCTGGTCAAAGTACTCAACATTGATCTTTGGAAATGTTATCTTAATTATATAAAAGAAGCTAAACATCATCTACCATCATTTCGAGAAAAAATGGGCCAAGCATTCGATTTtgcattggaaaaaatgggCATCGATATCCATTCATATTCCATCtataatgattatgttcAATTTCTTAAAGGTGTTGATGCCCAAGGTAGCTATGcggaaaatcaaaaaatatcGGCTGTTCGTCGTGTATATCAACGTGGCATAATCATACCAATGttgaatattgaaacattttgGAAAGAATATCTAGCCTATGAACAAAGTATTAATCCAATGTTTGTCGATAAAGCCATTACCGATCGATCCAAAGACTATATGAATGCCAGACGTGTAGCGAAAGAATTCGAAGCAACCACTCGTGGCCTAAATCGAAATGCACCGGCTGTACCACCACATTCAACACCAGAAGAAAATCGTCAAGTTgaattatggaaaaaatatatacaatGGGAGAAACAGAATCCATTGAAAACTGAAGATGTTACATCGGTCATCAAACGAG ttGTATTTGCTTATGAACAATGTCTACTATGTTTGGGTCATCATCCTGATATTTGGTATGAATATGCATCATATTTAGATGAAAATAGTAAAATAATGGCCGAAAAAGGTGAtatgaatcatcataaagCGCTACAAGAAGATGTAGCATCGGTTTATGATCGTGCAACATCTACATTGTTAAAGGAGAATATTCTGTTACATTTTTCATATGCCGATTTTGAAGAG tctCGTAATCGAAAAGATGAATCGATTAAAATTTATGAGAAATTACTTCATATCAAAACGATTGGTTTTAATCCAACTTTGACTTATATACAGTATATGAAATTCACTCGTCGTACTGAAAGTATGTCATCGGCAAGAGCAATATTCAAACGGGCCCGTGCCGATTCTCGTTGTGGTTATGAGGTGTATATAGCTGCTGCTATGACTGAATATTATTGTAGCAAG aaCATGAATATTTCATGTAAAATATTCGAATTAGGATTAAAACGATTCCTACATGAAGCACCATTCATATTGGCTTATATTGATTTTCTAGGCCATTTGAATGAAGAGAACAATATACGTGTACTATTCGAACGTGTACTTTCATCGGATTCAGTTCCAATATCGAAATCATT AGAAATATGGAATCGTTTTCTAGAATTTGAATCACAAATAGGTGATTTAGCCAGCGTTATTAATGTGGAAAAACGACGATTAAATGTGATTGAAAaacttcaacaacaacagaaaaatcaTTCCGAAACAGCATGGCTTGTTGATCGCTATAAATTTCTTCATCTAATGCCATGTACACAGGAAGAATTAAAATCTATTGGTTATTTTAATATAAATCCATCAgctgcatcatcatcattgtcatcatcatcaacatcggcCATTTCGGAATCATTGGTCAATGgccattcaatgaaaatgtctATGGATATTGATCGTTCATCTAAAATTCATCGccataatttaaaaaattcaacaaaatcatcgattCCTGTACCGAATCTATCACAAATGGTACCATTTAAACCTGTACAAAATCCAGTCAATAATTTAATGCCAGGAGGTATTTTTCCTTATCCACCATCGattacatcattattatcacaattaccaccaccattaagTTTTCGTGGTCCATTCGTTaacattgatgaattgatgtCGATATTCAAAACATCACCTGCTATTTCATTTCTAACTGATCCAAGTAAAACGAATTGTCTTATGCCTACCGATGCTAAAGGATATTTTGCATTAGCACTTGAAGCTagtgattcattcaatttcggTAGTGGCATTGGAAATTCTGGATCATCTGGTACAAAACGTTCAGCTGGTCAAGCATCATTAatggatgaagatgatgatggtgatggtgaagGATCGAATCTAATGCCACCACAATTTGACATTTATCGATCAAGACAGATGcataaaaaatcgaaaaatttgtaa